The stretch of DNA AAGATCAGCGTCGGGTTGGCCAGGTAGGCGTGCAGGTCGTAGAACAGCACGTAACCCAGGCGCCCACCGACAATCACACCCATCGACAGCCAGAACACCAGGTCGGAGAGTTTCTCGCGGGTCCAGGTTGGGTCGAAGCGGTTGAGCCGGCGCGAGGCCAGCAGCCAGGCGCCGCCGATGCCAACCAGGTACATCAGCCCGTACCAGTGGATTTTCAGTGGCCCGAGGGCTACGGCCACGGGGTCTATCTGCGGGTAAGGCAGCATGGAACTTCCTCTCGATTCAAATCAGAAAGCTGAGGCCGACGCAGAACAGCAAGGCTGCGAACAGGCGTTTCAACAGGCGTGGCGACAGCTTGTGCGCCAGGCGCGCGCCGAAGCGCGCGAAAAACATGCTGGTCACGGCAATGCCGACCAGCGCCGGCAAGTAGACGAAACCCAGGCTGTGAGGCGGCAGGTGTTCCTCGTGCCAGCCCAGCAGCATGAAGCTCAGGGCACTGGCCAGGGCGATCGGCAAGCCGCAGGCCGATGAGGTGGCCACTGCCTTTTGCATCGGCAGGCCGCGCCAGGTCAGGAATGGCACGGTCAGCGAACCGCCGCCGATGCCGAAGATTGCCGACGCCCAGCCGATCACCCCGCCGGCACCGACCAATACCGGTTTGCCGGGGAGGCCATGGCTGGCCTTGGGCTTGAGGTCCAGGGCCATCTGCGCGGCGATGATCAGGGCAAACACGCCGATGATCTTCTGCAATTGCGGGCCCTGGATCAGTGAAGCAGTCTTGGCGCCGATACCTGCGCCCAGGAGGATGCCGAGGGTCATCCAGGCGAATATCGGCCACTGCACCGCGCCCTTGCGATGGTGCTCGAGCACGGCGTTGATCGAGGTGAAGACGATGGTCGCCAGCGAGGTACCGACTGCCAGGTGAGTCAGCACCGACGCGTCGAAGCCTTGCAGGGTGAAGCTGAACACCAGCACCGGCACGATGATGATGCCGCCGCCCACGCCGAACAGCCCGGCCAGCACACCGGCACAGGCGCCCAACAGCAGATAAAGCACGAATTCCATTCGTCTTCCCCGAGAAAACAATCCGGCATGGTAACGGAAGCCGGGCTCGTGGCTCTAGTGAACTCTGTGACAGGATGGATCGACACCCGTGCAGTGGGTACAGTGGGCAAAAACACAGAGGCCCAACCTATGTGCCTGATCGTATTCGCCTGGCGGCCAGGGCATGCCCTGCCGCTGATCGTCGCGGCCAACCGTGACGAGTTCTATGCCCGGCCGACCCAGGCCCTGGCAGCCTGGGAGGATGCGCCCGGGGTGCATGCCGGGCGCGACCTTGAGGCCGGCGGCACCTGGCTGGGCATCGGCCCGCAGGGGCGCTTTGCGGCGCTGACCAACATTCGCGATCCCGGGCAGGTGCTGGGGCCGCGCTCGCGGGGCGAGTTGGTGGCGGCGTATCTGCAGGGTGAGCTGGGGGTGGAGGCCTACCTCAATCAGGTAGCCAGCCGCAGCGGGCAGTATTCGGGGTTCAACTTGCTGGCAGGTGATAGCCATCAGCTGGGCTACCTGCATGCCCGGGACGTGGCGCCACGCTTGCTGGAGGCGGGTGTGTACGGGCTTTCCAATGCCGGGCTGGATACGCCATGGCCGAAGCTGGTGAAAGCACGCACAGGGTTGAAGGGGCTACTGGAAACGGCGGACCCACAACAATTGCTGGCGTTACTGGCGGATAACGAGCCGGCAGCAGACGGTGAGTTACCGGAGACCGGCGTAGGGGTGGCGACCGAGAAGTTGCTGTCGAGCGTGTTCATAGCCAGCCAGAACTATGGCACTCGGGCAAGTACCGTGCTGATCGTGGATGATCAGGGCAGAAGACGGTTGGTTGAGCGCAGTTTCGGGCCCTTTGGTGGACATCTGGGGGAGGTCGAGGTGTTGGTTTGAGGGCCATGGGGCTGCTTCGCAACCCTTTCGCGACACAAGGCCGCTCCTACAGAGATACACGATCCCCTGTAGGAGCGGCCTTGTGTCGCGAAAGGGCCGCAAAGCGGCCCCAAAATCTCAAAGCGTTTTGTTCGCCCCAGGCCCGATCATCCGCGCCAGGCCAAGGTTCTTCAGGGCCAGTTGCAGCGAGCTGTGGATAACCTGCGGGTTGTCGTGGCTCAGCGCCTCGACCAGCAGCTCCTTGGCCTTGCTCATGTTCACCTGGCGCAGCATCCACTTCACCTTCGGCAGGTTGGTGGCGTTCATCGACAGGCTGTCGAAGCCCATGGCCATCAACAGGATTGCCGCCGCCGGGTCACCGGCCATCTCGCCACAGATACTCACCGGCTTGCCTTCGCCATGGGCATCACGCACCACGGTATTGAGCGCCTGCAGTACTGCCGGATGCAGATAATCGTAAAGGTCGGCCACCCGCGGGTTGTTGCGGTCCACCGCCAGCAGATACTGGGTCAGGTCGTTGGAGCCGACCGAGAGGAAGTCCACTTGCCGCGCCAGCTCCTTGGTCTGGTACACCGCCGCAGGGATTTCCACCATCACGCCCACCGGCGGCATCGGCACGTCGGTGCCTTCGTCGCGCACCTCGCCCCAGGCACGGTGGATCAGGTGCAGTGCTTCTTCCAGCTCGTGGATGCCGGAAATCATCGGCAGCAGAATGCGCAGGTTGTTCAGGCCCTCACTGGCCTTGAGCATCGCACGGGTCTGCACCAGGAAGATCTCCGGGTGGTCGAGGGTGACGCGGATGCCGCGCCAGCCGAGGAACGGGTTTTCTTCCTTGATCGGGAAGTACGACAGCGCCTTGTCACCCCCGATGTCGAGGGTGCGCATGGTCACCGGCAGCGGGTGGAAGGCCGCCAGCTGCTCGCGGTAGATCGCCAGCTGCTCTTTCTCGCTGGGGAAGCGCTGATTGATCATGAACGGCACTTCAGTGCGGTACAGGCCAACGCCTTCGGCGCCACGCTGCTGGGCACGGGCCACATCGGCGAGCAGGCCGGTGTTGACCCACAGCGGCATGCGGTGGCCGTCGGGGGTGACGCACGGCAGTTCGCGCAGGGCGTCGAGGCCCTGGGCCAGCTGGCGTTCTTCCTCGACCACTTCGCTGTACTGCTTGCGCAGCACGTCACTGGGGTTGGTGAACACCTCGCCCTTGTAGCCGTCGACGATCATCTCGATGCCGTCGACCTTGGAATACGGCAGGTCGACCAGGCCCATCACCGTCGGAATGCCCATGGCACGGGCTAGGATGGCAACGTGGGAGTTGCCCGAACCCAGCACCGAGACCAGGCCGACCAGCTTGCCCTCCGGCACTTCACCGAGCATTGCCGGGGTCAGCTCTTCACTGACCAGGATGGTGTTGTCGGCATACACCAGCGACTGCGAGCGGGCTTCCTGCAGGTAGGCCAGCAGGCGCCGGCCAAGGTCCTTCACATCCGAGGCGCGCTCGCGCAGGTAGTCGTCGTCCATCAGCTCGAAGCGGTTGACGTGCTCGCCTACCACCTGGCGCAAGGCGCCCTGGGCCCATTGGCCGGTCTTGATGACTTCGAACACTTCACCACCGAGGGCGGCATCTTCGAGCATCATCAGGTACACGTCGAACAGCGCGCGTTCTTCCGGGCGCAGCTGGGTCGCCAGCTTGGCCGACAGCTTGCGCATGTCTTCACGCACGCCTTCGAGGGCGTTCTGGAACAGTTTGAGCTCGGCGTCGATGTCATCGACGGTCTTGTCCGGCACCACTTCAAGGTCGGCCGGCGGCAGCATGACCACGGCACGCCCGACAGCGGCGCCCGGCGAGCCCGGCACGCCGACAAAGCGCGCCTCCTGAATACCTTTGCCCTGGCGGCCCAGGCCGCGGATAGAGCCGGTGGCTTCGGCGTGGGCGATAACGCCGGCAAGCTGGGCGCTCATGGTGACGAGGAAGGCTTCTTCGCCCTCATCGAACTGGCGGCGCTCCTTCTGCTGGATGACCAGTACACCGACCACGCGTCGGTGGTGGATGATCGGCGCACCTAGGAAAGAGGCGAATTTCTCTTCGCCGGTTTCAGCGAAGTAGCGATAACGCGGGTGATCAGCGGCGTTTTCCAGGTTCAGCGGCTCTTCCCGGGTACCGACCAGGCCAACCAGGCCCTCATTGGGGGCCATGCTGACCTTGCCGATCGAGCGCTTGTTCAGACCCTCGGTGGCCATCAGCACGAAGCGGTTGGTTTCCGGGTCGAGCAGGTAAACTGAGCAGACCTGGCTGCCCATGGCCTCCTTGACGCGCAAGACAATGATCCCCAACGCCGTCTTGAGATCTTTGGCGGAGTTCACTTCCTGGACGATCTTGCGCAGCGTATTGAGCATGGCTCGGGGTCGAACTCCGTCGTCAGTCGCGCGTCAGCAGACGCGGTGCAAGCTCTTTCAGGGCGCGGCGGTAGACTTCACGCTTGAATGTCACCACCTGGCCCAGCGGGTACCAATAGCTGACCCAGCGCCAGCCGTCGAATTCCGGCTTGCCGGTCAGGTCCATCCGCACCCGTTGTTCATTGCTCACCAGGCGCAGTAAAAACCACTTTTGCTTCTGGCCGATGCACAGCGGTTGGCTGTGGGTGCGGACCAGCCGCTGGGGTAAACGATAACGCAACCAGCCGCGGGTGCAGGCAAGAATTTCCACATCGTCGCGTTCAAGGCCAACTTCTTCGTTCAGCTCGCGGTACAGGGCATCTTCCGGCGTCTCGTCAGGGTTGATGCCACCCTGCGGGAATTGCCAGGCATCCTGGTTGATCCGTCGAGCCCATAGCACCTGCCCGGCATCATTCGTGAGAATGATCCCAACATTGGGGCGAAAACCATCCGGGTCGATCACGGCAGCAACCTCGCAAACGCATGTCACCGCATTGTTCCACAAAGCTTGCGAGCGCAGCAACGCGCCCGCCAAGCTTATGTGCAGTGCGGTGAAAACTCCGTATTCTGCGGGCTACCCGATGGCTGACACGAGTAACCGCGATGCGCCTGGCTTTATTCGACCTGGACAATACCCTCCTCGGTGGCGACAGCGACCACGCCTGGGGTGACTACCTGTGCGAGCGGGGCATTCTCGACCCTATCGCATATAAGGAACGCAACGACGCTTTCTACCAGGACTACCTGAACGGCACCCTGGACCTGCAGGCCTACCTGGCCTTTTCCATGGAGATCCTGGCTGCCACCGAACCAGCCCAGCTCGACGAATGGCACCGCGACTTCATGCGCGACTGCATCGAGCCGATCATCCTGCCCAAGGCCCTGGCATTGCTGCAGCAGCACCGCGAGGCCGGCGACCAGTTGGTGATCATCACGGCCACCAACCGCTTCGTCACCGCGCCCATCGCCCGGCGCCTGGGTGTGCGCGTGTTGCTGGCAACCGAATGCGAGACGCACAACGGCCGCTATACCGGGCGTAGTACCGATATAGCGTGTTTCCGTGAAGGCAAGGTGACGCGGCTGGAGCGCTGGATGCTGGAGAACGGGTTCGACCTGGAAGACAGCTATTTCTATAGCGACTCGATGAATGACCTGCCGTTGCTGGAGCGAGTGACGCATGCGGTGGCGGTGGACCCGGACCCGAACTTGCGGGCCGAGGCCGAGAAGCGTGGCTGGCCGCTGATCTCTCTAAGGGATTGAGAATGTCGGGGCTGCTTTGCAGCCCTTTCGCGACACAAGGCCGCTCCTACAGGGGAATGCGATTCCTGTAGGAGCGGCCTTGTGTCGCGATGGAGGGCGGAGCCCTCCCCTGGCCTCAGACCGGCTTGGCGCCCATCAGCCCAGCAATGGACAGAAAGCACACCCCGCTGAACACCGCCAGCGCCAAGGTAAACCGCAGCCCCACCACTTCAGCCTTGCGCAGCCGGTTCAGCCGCACCAGCAGCCACCAGCCGGCAAACGCACCCAGCGTATAGATGACGCTGGACGCCAGCACCCAGGTCTGCCCCAGCGGCCATCCCACAAGGTGCACCAGCCACCAGCCGGTGAACGGCATGCTCACCAGGCACACCCCCATCACCAGCCAGACGAACACCAACGGCCGGCGCAGCAGCTTGGCATAGGCCTCGGCATCGCCCTGGTGTCGGGCGCGCACGGCCCAGATCGCCAGGCCCAGGGCGCCCAGCAGCAACAGCACGGTGGCGATGATGTGAAGGGTCTTGAGGGCGGTCAGGTGTTCCATTTCCCAGTTGTCCTTGCGCAGGCCATTTTTCCGTTAGCCTTTACGCGGGCAAGCCCGCGAAAAGGCCATCAGCCCTAGCTTAGCCGCTCAGCCCAGGAACAGCTTGTACGCGGGGTTGTCGGTCTCGTCCCAGTACGGGTAACCGATCTTGGCCAGCGCCGCCGGCACCAGGTGACGCTCGTCTTCCGGCACCTGCAGGCCGGCGACCACGCGCCCGTCAGCAGCGCCGTGGTTGCGGTAGTGGAACATCGAGATATTCCAGCGCCCGCCCAGCTTGGTGAGGAAGTTGAACAACGCCCCCGGCCGCTCGGGGAACTCGAAGCGCAGCACGATCTCGTCGCTGGCACCCGCCGAGTGGCCACCGACCATGTGGCGGATGTGCAGCTTGGCCAGTTCGTTGTCGGTCAGGTCGGTCACCGGGAAGCCCTGATCGATCAGGTTCTGCACCAGTGCCGCCCGTGGGTCGTTTTCCGGGTGGGTCTGCACGCCGACGAAAATATGCGCCTCATCGGAGGTGTGCTTGCGGTAGTTGAATTCGGTGATCTGGCGCTTGCCGATGGCCTCGCAGAAGGCCTTGAAGCTGCCGGGGCGCTCGGGGATGGTCACAGCGATGATGGCTTCACGCTTCTCGCCCAGCTCGGCACGCTCGGCGACATGGCGCAAACGGTCGAAGTTGACGTTGGCGCCCGAATCGATGGCGACCAGGGTCTGCCCGGTCACGCCCTTGAGTTCGACATACTTCTTGATGCCCGCAACGCCCAGCGCGCCAGCAGGTTCGGTGATCGAGCGGGTATCGTCGTAGATATCCTTGATTGCCGCGCAGATTTCGTCAGTGCTTACAGTCACCACCTCATCCACATGGAGGCGGCAGATGTCGAACGTGTGCTGGCCGATCTGCGCCACTGCCACACCATCGGCGAACAGCCCGACCTGCGGCAGCACCACGCGCTCGCCAGCCGCCATTGCGGCCTGCAGGCAGTTGGAGTCGTCCGGCTCGACACCGATCACCTTGATTTCCGGGCGCAGGTATTTCACGTAGGCCGCAATACCCGCAATCAGGCCACCGCCGCCCACCGGGACGAATATCGCATCCAGCTGCCCCGGATGCTGACGGAGGATTTCCATCGCCACGGTGCCTTGGCCAGCAATGGTGTGCGGGTCGTCATAGGGGTGGATGTAGACGAAGCCTTTTTCCTCGACCAGTTTCAGCGAGTAGGCCAGCGCTTCGGGGAACGAGTCGCCATGCAACACTACCTTGCCGCCGCGCGAACGCACGCCTTCGACCTTGATCTCGGGGGTAGTCTTGGGCATCACGATGGTGGCCTTGATGCCCAGCTCGCGGGCCGCCAGGGCGACGCCCTGGGCATGGTTGCCGGCTGAGGCGGTGACCACGCCGCGGGCCAGCTCTTCCTGGGTCAGCTGCGCCAACTTGTTGTACGCCCCACGGATCTTGAACGAGAACACCGGCTGCAGGTCTTCGCGCTTGAGCAGGATCTGGTTGCCCAGGCGCTTGCTCAGCTGCCCGGCGCTGTGCAGTGGGGTTTCGACAGCGACGTCGTAGACGCGCGAGGTGAGGATCTTCTTGACGTACTGTTCGAGCATCGGAAAGCATCACTGGCCGCGGGACAAGGGCTGCGAGTCTACCCCAGCGCTACGTCGGGCGACCACAGCAAAGCCGCCCGAGCCGTTATACTAGGCTCCTTTCATTACCGCCCTGCCCCATTCCGGAGCCCGCATGACCCAGGACCAACTCAAACAGGCCGTCGCCCAGGCCGCTGTCGACTTCATTCTGCCCAAGCTGGATGAAAAGAGCGTCGTCGGCGTCGGCACAGGTTCGACTGCCAACTTCTTCATTGACGCCCTGGCCCAGCACAAGACTGCCTTCGATGGCGCGGTCGCCAGCTCCGAGGCCACTGCCCAGCGTCTGAAGGGCCATGGCATCCCGGTCTACGAGCTGAACAGCGTCAGCGAGCTGGAGTTCTATGTCGACGGCGCCGACGAGAGCGACGCGCACCTGAACCTGATCAAGGGTGGTGGCGCGGCCCTGACCCGCGAGAAGATCGTCGCGGCCGTGGCCAAGACGTTCATCTGCATCGCCGACGGCAGCAAGCTGGTGCCGGTACTGGGCGCCTTCCCGCTGCCGGTCGAGGTGATTCCGATGGCCCGCAGCCACGTGGCGCGTCAGCTGGTCAAGCTGGGCGGCGACCCGGTGTACCGTGAAGGCGTGGTGACCGACAACGGTAACGTGATCCTCGATGTGCACAACCTGCAGATCACCAACCCGGTTGAGCTGGAAGCACAGATCAACGCCATCGTTGGCGTGGTGACCAACGGCCTGTTCGCCGCACGCCCGGCAGACCTGCTGCTGCTGGGTACCGCTGAAGGCGTCAAGGCCCTCAAGGCCGAGTAACAACGGCCGAACCCGCTCCTACAACTTTGCAGGAGCGGGCTTGAACACGTAGAACAGGTTCGGCTCGCTGACCGGGTACAGGGTCCCCGCCTCGTCCATCGCAATCCCTTCAGCCTGCGGCACTGTCGCCCTCAAGCCCTGAAACCCCTTGCGCAACGACAGGGTGCTCAGTGGCTGCCCCTGCACATCCAGCTCCAGCACCAGCCGCGACTCATCCGAGAGCGCCAGCAGGTGCCCGCTGCGCTCATCGAACTGCAAGCTCGACAGGTCACGCACGAACAACCTCGCATCGCGCTTGCGGTCCTGCACCACGTGCACCGCGTAAGGCCGGTCCGGGTTTTGATGCGGGAACCCATGCACTTCATAGATCAACATCGGGTCACGCTCCTTGGCCACGAACAGGCGCTGGCCCGCCGAATCGTAGGCCAAGCCCTCAAACCCTTTGTTGCCGTTGAGGCCGATGCCAAGGCTAACTTGCTCGGCGTCTGCGGCGTCGAGAAACAGCGTGTCATCGTCCAGGTGCACTCGGATCAGCCGCTGCTGCCGCTCATCGGTAATCACATAGCTGTTGGGCCCGACATATTCCACGGCCTCCGGGTCGCCGAAGCCGGTCAGTGGCACCCGGCGCAGGATGCGACCGTCCAGCGAAAGCTCGATCAGTTCCGAGCGGGCATTGGTAACCGTGAACAGGGTTTTGCGGTCGGGGTCGTAGGTCAGTGCCGAAAGGTCGTCGTCCAGCCCTTCAACCGGCTGTGCCTCCACCACTACCTGGTAGCGATCGAGGCCCATGCCTTGCTCAGCCGGCTGCCACCAGGTCTTGAGGTTGAACCAGCCGCGCTCGAACAGGCGAAACTCCTGGGCAGCCAAACCCAGGAACAACAGCCCTGCGAACAGAAGGATCAATAACAGCTGAAACAGGCGACGCATAACGACAGACTCGACATGAAGGAGGCGAATCTAACCATGGCCGACTGAAGTGAAACTTAATGTCCGAACGAGCTGATAGTGCTACTGGCTTTTCTTGAAGCGATAGAACAGGTTCGGCTCGCTGACCATGTACAGGTTACCCTGATCGTCCATGGCAACGCCTTCGGCACGCGGGATGGTGTGCTTCAGCCCGTTGAAGCCGCCCAGCAGGGTCATGAAGCTGACCTGCTGGCCTTGCTCGTCAAGCTCCAGCAGCATGTTGGAGTCAGCCGACAGCACCAGCAGATGCCCCGTGCGCGGGTCGACCCCCAGGGCCGACAGGTTGCGCAGGTCGAGCTCATCGCTGGCCAGCGCCTGCTTTTCACCCTTCAGCGGGCTGCGCCCGTCGCTGCTCCAGGTGTACAGCTTCGGCGGCCGCTCCTCGCCGATCACCAGACGCTGGCGCATCGGGTCCCAGGCCACACCTTCGAAGCCCTTGTTGCGCTTCACCGACTCGCCCAGGTCGTGGCTCTGGAAATCAGCGTGGTTCAGCGAGGTGGTTTGTGCGTCCACCTTGACCACGGTCAGGTCGTGCAGGCGTTCATCGGTGATCGCCACGTTGCCATCTTCCATCACCGCGACACCTTCCGGGTTGCTCCAGCCTACCAGCGGAATCTTGCGCAACACGTCGCCGTCGAGGTTGAGCTCGACCAGGAACGGGTTCTTGCCCATTACCGCGAACAGCGTGCGGGTACGCGGGCTGAAGGCGACGTCGGAGGCTTCGTCATCTTCCATGCCTGGCAAAACCTTGGCGTCGATGTCGACCTGGTAGTCCGGCAGCCACACGCTTTCGCTGCGCTCGGCGCTGGTCTCGAAGCCTTCCTTGACCCACAGCATACCGCGGTCATCCCAGTGCATGGCCACAGCCACGCCATAACCGATCACCGCTGCAACGGCCAGGCCGAAGGGCCAGCGCAGGTAGAAGCGGCGCTTGGGGGATGCGGGGGCGCTGGTGGATGCTGGCATGCAAGAGTCCTGGGGAGATGGGCAAAGATCCGCGCATTATCCGGATGGGGTGTGAAAAATCGGTAAACCGGGAATAAGCAGGCCTTTTGTGGGAGCGGCCTTGCGTCGCGAAAGGGCCGCAAAGCGGCCCCGGCAATATTCCCTGTGTCGCTTAAACCCTGGGGCCGCTACGCAGCCCTTTCGCGACGCAAGGCCGCTCCCACATTGGCCGCGACAGACTTTGTAATCAGAGCACCCGGCTCTCGAAGCGGCAGACGCCCGGCAGTTCCAGCACCAATTCGTCACCAACATTGAACGGCCCGACACCGGCCGGCGTGCCGGTCAGGATCACGTCACCCGCCTGCAGCGAGAAATGCGCCGCCATGTACTGGATGATCGGCACGATCGGGTTGAGCATCATCGCGCTGTTGCCATCCTGACGCACTTCACCATTGATGGTCAGGCGCACCGGAATATCGGTCACATCTTCAAAGGACGCTGCGGAAACGAATGGTGGCAGCACGCAAGCGCCGTCAAAGCTCTTGCACAGCTCCCACGGCAGGCCCTTTTCCTTGAGCTTGGCCTGCACATCACGCAGCGTCAGGTCCAGCGCCGGGGCATAGCCGGAGATGGCGTCCAGCACTTCTTCCTCGGACGCACTGGAAGAAAGCGACTTGCCCAGCAACACGGCAATTTCGGCCTCGTAGTGTACCGAGCCACGGTCGGTCGGGATCTTGAACCCACCTTCCAGCGGCACCACGCAACTACCCGGCTTGATGAACAGCAGCGGCTCGGAAGGAATGGGGTTGTCCAGTTCCTTTGCATGTTCGGCGTAGTTGCGGCCGATGCACACCACCTTGCCCAGCGGGAAATGAATGCGCGTGCCGTCTACGTACTGGTGCTGGTAACTCATGGCCGACTCCTTTGATTACTGCTTTTGTTCAGGAGCAAAGATCTTACCCGGAT from Pseudomonas putida encodes:
- a CDS encoding sulfite exporter TauE/SafE family protein, whose product is MEFVLYLLLGACAGVLAGLFGVGGGIIIVPVLVFSFTLQGFDASVLTHLAVGTSLATIVFTSINAVLEHHRKGAVQWPIFAWMTLGILLGAGIGAKTASLIQGPQLQKIIGVFALIIAAQMALDLKPKASHGLPGKPVLVGAGGVIGWASAIFGIGGGSLTVPFLTWRGLPMQKAVATSSACGLPIALASALSFMLLGWHEEHLPPHSLGFVYLPALVGIAVTSMFFARFGARLAHKLSPRLLKRLFAALLFCVGLSFLI
- a CDS encoding NRDE family protein, which encodes MCLIVFAWRPGHALPLIVAANRDEFYARPTQALAAWEDAPGVHAGRDLEAGGTWLGIGPQGRFAALTNIRDPGQVLGPRSRGELVAAYLQGELGVEAYLNQVASRSGQYSGFNLLAGDSHQLGYLHARDVAPRLLEAGVYGLSNAGLDTPWPKLVKARTGLKGLLETADPQQLLALLADNEPAADGELPETGVGVATEKLLSSVFIASQNYGTRASTVLIVDDQGRRRLVERSFGPFGGHLGEVEVLV
- the ptsP gene encoding phosphoenolpyruvate--protein phosphotransferase; translation: MLNTLRKIVQEVNSAKDLKTALGIIVLRVKEAMGSQVCSVYLLDPETNRFVLMATEGLNKRSIGKVSMAPNEGLVGLVGTREEPLNLENAADHPRYRYFAETGEEKFASFLGAPIIHHRRVVGVLVIQQKERRQFDEGEEAFLVTMSAQLAGVIAHAEATGSIRGLGRQGKGIQEARFVGVPGSPGAAVGRAVVMLPPADLEVVPDKTVDDIDAELKLFQNALEGVREDMRKLSAKLATQLRPEERALFDVYLMMLEDAALGGEVFEVIKTGQWAQGALRQVVGEHVNRFELMDDDYLRERASDVKDLGRRLLAYLQEARSQSLVYADNTILVSEELTPAMLGEVPEGKLVGLVSVLGSGNSHVAILARAMGIPTVMGLVDLPYSKVDGIEMIVDGYKGEVFTNPSDVLRKQYSEVVEEERQLAQGLDALRELPCVTPDGHRMPLWVNTGLLADVARAQQRGAEGVGLYRTEVPFMINQRFPSEKEQLAIYREQLAAFHPLPVTMRTLDIGGDKALSYFPIKEENPFLGWRGIRVTLDHPEIFLVQTRAMLKASEGLNNLRILLPMISGIHELEEALHLIHRAWGEVRDEGTDVPMPPVGVMVEIPAAVYQTKELARQVDFLSVGSNDLTQYLLAVDRNNPRVADLYDYLHPAVLQALNTVVRDAHGEGKPVSICGEMAGDPAAAILLMAMGFDSLSMNATNLPKVKWMLRQVNMSKAKELLVEALSHDNPQVIHSSLQLALKNLGLARMIGPGANKTL
- a CDS encoding RNA pyrophosphohydrolase, which produces MIDPDGFRPNVGIILTNDAGQVLWARRINQDAWQFPQGGINPDETPEDALYRELNEEVGLERDDVEILACTRGWLRYRLPQRLVRTHSQPLCIGQKQKWFLLRLVSNEQRVRMDLTGKPEFDGWRWVSYWYPLGQVVTFKREVYRRALKELAPRLLTRD
- a CDS encoding HAD family hydrolase, encoding MRLALFDLDNTLLGGDSDHAWGDYLCERGILDPIAYKERNDAFYQDYLNGTLDLQAYLAFSMEILAATEPAQLDEWHRDFMRDCIEPIILPKALALLQQHREAGDQLVIITATNRFVTAPIARRLGVRVLLATECETHNGRYTGRSTDIACFREGKVTRLERWMLENGFDLEDSYFYSDSMNDLPLLERVTHAVAVDPDPNLRAEAEKRGWPLISLRD
- a CDS encoding DUF2269 domain-containing protein, which translates into the protein MEHLTALKTLHIIATVLLLLGALGLAIWAVRARHQGDAEAYAKLLRRPLVFVWLVMGVCLVSMPFTGWWLVHLVGWPLGQTWVLASSVIYTLGAFAGWWLLVRLNRLRKAEVVGLRFTLALAVFSGVCFLSIAGLMGAKPV
- the ilvA gene encoding threonine ammonia-lyase, biosynthetic, yielding MLEQYVKKILTSRVYDVAVETPLHSAGQLSKRLGNQILLKREDLQPVFSFKIRGAYNKLAQLTQEELARGVVTASAGNHAQGVALAARELGIKATIVMPKTTPEIKVEGVRSRGGKVVLHGDSFPEALAYSLKLVEEKGFVYIHPYDDPHTIAGQGTVAMEILRQHPGQLDAIFVPVGGGGLIAGIAAYVKYLRPEIKVIGVEPDDSNCLQAAMAAGERVVLPQVGLFADGVAVAQIGQHTFDICRLHVDEVVTVSTDEICAAIKDIYDDTRSITEPAGALGVAGIKKYVELKGVTGQTLVAIDSGANVNFDRLRHVAERAELGEKREAIIAVTIPERPGSFKAFCEAIGKRQITEFNYRKHTSDEAHIFVGVQTHPENDPRAALVQNLIDQGFPVTDLTDNELAKLHIRHMVGGHSAGASDEIVLRFEFPERPGALFNFLTKLGGRWNISMFHYRNHGAADGRVVAGLQVPEDERHLVPAALAKIGYPYWDETDNPAYKLFLG
- the rpiA gene encoding ribose-5-phosphate isomerase RpiA — its product is MTQDQLKQAVAQAAVDFILPKLDEKSVVGVGTGSTANFFIDALAQHKTAFDGAVASSEATAQRLKGHGIPVYELNSVSELEFYVDGADESDAHLNLIKGGGAALTREKIVAAVAKTFICIADGSKLVPVLGAFPLPVEVIPMARSHVARQLVKLGGDPVYREGVVTDNGNVILDVHNLQITNPVELEAQINAIVGVVTNGLFAARPADLLLLGTAEGVKALKAE
- a CDS encoding SdiA-regulated domain-containing protein — encoded protein: MRRLFQLLLILLFAGLLFLGLAAQEFRLFERGWFNLKTWWQPAEQGMGLDRYQVVVEAQPVEGLDDDLSALTYDPDRKTLFTVTNARSELIELSLDGRILRRVPLTGFGDPEAVEYVGPNSYVITDERQQRLIRVHLDDDTLFLDAADAEQVSLGIGLNGNKGFEGLAYDSAGQRLFVAKERDPMLIYEVHGFPHQNPDRPYAVHVVQDRKRDARLFVRDLSSLQFDERSGHLLALSDESRLVLELDVQGQPLSTLSLRKGFQGLRATVPQAEGIAMDEAGTLYPVSEPNLFYVFKPAPAKL
- a CDS encoding SdiA-regulated domain-containing protein gives rise to the protein MPASTSAPASPKRRFYLRWPFGLAVAAVIGYGVAVAMHWDDRGMLWVKEGFETSAERSESVWLPDYQVDIDAKVLPGMEDDEASDVAFSPRTRTLFAVMGKNPFLVELNLDGDVLRKIPLVGWSNPEGVAVMEDGNVAITDERLHDLTVVKVDAQTTSLNHADFQSHDLGESVKRNKGFEGVAWDPMRQRLVIGEERPPKLYTWSSDGRSPLKGEKQALASDELDLRNLSALGVDPRTGHLLVLSADSNMLLELDEQGQQVSFMTLLGGFNGLKHTIPRAEGVAMDDQGNLYMVSEPNLFYRFKKSQ
- a CDS encoding fumarylacetoacetate hydrolase family protein; protein product: MSYQHQYVDGTRIHFPLGKVVCIGRNYAEHAKELDNPIPSEPLLFIKPGSCVVPLEGGFKIPTDRGSVHYEAEIAVLLGKSLSSSASEEEVLDAISGYAPALDLTLRDVQAKLKEKGLPWELCKSFDGACVLPPFVSAASFEDVTDIPVRLTINGEVRQDGNSAMMLNPIVPIIQYMAAHFSLQAGDVILTGTPAGVGPFNVGDELVLELPGVCRFESRVL